In Vibrio diazotrophicus, the following proteins share a genomic window:
- a CDS encoding DUF1538 domain-containing protein: MISLGTFYSTLISTLQDVFPIAVIIAGFQFVVLRKPLANPMRVLIGFAYVIFGLTLFLLGLEFALFPLGKTMAMQLTSPDLLTEYRLSIGDKLQWVDYYWVYLFAFSIGFSTTIAEPSLIAVAIKANQVSGGAISVNGLRMAVALGVAVGITLGCYRIVVGDPIHYYIIAGYIVVVIQTFFAPQLITPLAYDSGGVTTSTVTVPIVAALGLGLASTVPGRNPMIDGFGLIAFASLFPIISVMGYAQITQWLNRKSECTDATRKEKDNAV; encoded by the coding sequence ATGATTTCACTTGGCACTTTTTATTCCACACTCATATCCACTCTTCAGGATGTCTTTCCGATAGCCGTGATCATTGCAGGTTTTCAATTTGTTGTTTTGCGTAAACCACTCGCGAACCCAATGAGAGTGTTAATCGGATTCGCCTATGTGATTTTTGGTCTTACTCTGTTCCTGCTAGGGCTTGAGTTTGCGTTATTTCCTTTAGGAAAAACAATGGCGATGCAATTAACCTCGCCCGACTTACTGACCGAATACCGGTTGAGTATTGGCGACAAATTGCAATGGGTTGATTACTACTGGGTATATTTGTTTGCTTTCAGCATTGGTTTTAGTACCACCATTGCTGAACCTTCGTTGATAGCCGTTGCTATCAAAGCAAATCAGGTATCCGGTGGTGCAATATCGGTCAATGGTTTGAGAATGGCTGTGGCGCTGGGTGTTGCGGTAGGTATTACCCTTGGCTGTTATCGGATTGTGGTCGGAGACCCCATTCATTACTACATTATCGCCGGGTACATTGTGGTGGTTATTCAGACATTTTTCGCACCTCAACTGATTACCCCTTTAGCTTATGACTCTGGAGGTGTAACGACTTCCACTGTAACCGTCCCGATTGTTGCAGCATTGGGACTTGGGCTGGCTTCGACAGTTCCAGGACGAAATCCGATGATTGATGGTTTTGGTCTTATCGCATTTGCCAGCTTATTTCCTATTATTTCGGTAATGGGATATGCACAAATTACTCAGTGGCTTAATCGAAAATCTGAGTGCACAGATGCAACTAGAAAGGAGAAAGACAATGCGGTTTAA